The Ruania alba genome window below encodes:
- a CDS encoding RNA polymerase sigma factor, with translation MTNDGESAPEPVPRDAAWFEALFAAHTDAVHRFLLRRGAASDAEDLCADVLTTAWRRRDDLPEGHELAWLYRTAGYVLANHRRKHRPVPVAEVPDDPDRDSAPDPADLALADSELTQVLTALSPKDRHVLLLHAWEGLDGVALGHALGISRGGAAAALSRARARLREVWEERVGA, from the coding sequence ATGACGAACGATGGGGAGAGCGCGCCCGAGCCCGTGCCCCGGGACGCTGCGTGGTTCGAGGCCCTGTTCGCCGCACATACCGATGCCGTGCACCGCTTCCTGCTGCGCCGCGGTGCCGCGAGCGACGCTGAGGACCTGTGCGCGGACGTGCTCACCACCGCCTGGCGGCGCCGGGACGACCTACCCGAGGGGCACGAGCTTGCCTGGCTCTACCGCACAGCTGGGTACGTGCTGGCTAATCACCGCCGCAAGCACCGACCCGTGCCCGTGGCGGAGGTGCCGGACGATCCCGATCGTGACAGTGCTCCCGACCCTGCCGACCTCGCGCTCGCCGATTCCGAACTGACCCAGGTGCTCACGGCGTTGAGCCCGAAGGACCGGCATGTGCTGCTGCTGCACGCCTGGGAGGGGCTGGACGGCGTGGCGCTCGGTCATGCGCTCGGGATCAGTCGCGGCGGTGCGGCCGCGGCCCTCTCCCGGGCCCGGGCCCGCCTGCGCGAGGTGTGGGAGGAGCGCGTGGGTGCGTGA
- a CDS encoding SGNH/GDSL hydrolase family protein, with translation MTATTVDAAPELVQVLSTEAPLAWSFIGDSVTAAGWHTWGSRGYSELFHERLREVGRTRDGVVTTAVSGWQVGNLLAELDAVCLRYRPDIVLIGTGLNDTKGTTDGVHDFARRYTELVHRLRAETGALVVAQTPNDTLTTGPDHVVAHLAEYVEAIRGVAAETGAVLVDHYAVWQATEVNSVYHWLGHGCHPNAYGHRAMARTLLQACGLWDPLSRSGRLTIP, from the coding sequence ATGACGGCGACCACGGTGGACGCAGCACCCGAGCTGGTGCAGGTGCTCAGCACGGAGGCGCCGCTGGCCTGGTCCTTCATCGGGGACAGCGTCACGGCGGCGGGATGGCACACCTGGGGATCGCGTGGCTACTCGGAGCTCTTCCACGAACGGCTCCGGGAGGTCGGCCGTACCCGGGACGGGGTGGTCACGACCGCCGTCAGTGGGTGGCAGGTGGGCAACCTGCTGGCTGAGCTCGACGCGGTGTGCCTGCGGTACCGCCCGGACATCGTGCTGATCGGCACCGGTCTGAACGATACGAAGGGCACAACGGATGGTGTGCACGACTTTGCCCGCCGCTATACCGAACTGGTGCACCGGCTCCGTGCCGAGACCGGTGCTCTGGTGGTGGCGCAGACGCCGAACGACACCCTGACGACCGGACCGGATCACGTGGTGGCGCACCTGGCGGAGTACGTCGAGGCGATCCGGGGTGTGGCCGCGGAGACCGGTGCCGTGCTGGTGGACCACTATGCGGTGTGGCAAGCCACCGAGGTCAACTCGGTCTACCACTGGCTCGGCCATGGATGTCACCCGAACGCCTACGGTCACCGGGCGATGGCCCGCACGCTGCTGCAGGCGTGCGGACTGTGGGACCCACTGTCACGCTCGGGGCGCCTCACCATCCCGTGA
- a CDS encoding Gfo/Idh/MocA family protein has translation MTTPAPSSSDRLRIGVIGVGVIGKAHIKRLLTDSSPAQLVAIADADPASAQAVGDDLGAPVDASVPELLARTDVDAVIIAIPSGLHADVTIAALDAGKHVLLEKPIDVTVDAADRIIAAEQRSGKTLSVVSQRRFAPENQFLRDAIQSGRLGNLTTANIEIALWRTQEYYDSGAWRGTWALDGGGALMNQGVHLVDLALWLLGDVEEVYAHSGLLAHERIEVEDTITITARFTSGALLTFLATTTAYGNLPLRVAVMGDGGTAVTLSEKFTHFIARDGHEVPAFEPVDQQLAQLTDFVTAVTTGQPPLVTSSQARAAVAFIEAAYTSARTGQPVRPR, from the coding sequence GTGACCACTCCCGCCCCGAGCAGCAGCGACCGGCTCCGTATCGGCGTCATCGGTGTGGGGGTGATCGGGAAGGCGCACATCAAGCGACTGCTGACGGACAGCTCCCCCGCACAGCTCGTGGCAATCGCGGACGCCGACCCGGCATCGGCCCAGGCGGTGGGTGACGACCTCGGCGCACCCGTCGACGCATCCGTGCCCGAGCTGCTGGCCCGCACCGACGTCGACGCGGTGATCATCGCCATCCCCTCCGGGCTGCACGCCGATGTCACAATCGCGGCTCTCGACGCCGGCAAGCATGTCCTGCTGGAGAAGCCGATCGACGTGACCGTGGACGCGGCGGACCGGATCATCGCCGCTGAGCAGCGGTCCGGCAAGACGCTCTCCGTGGTGAGCCAACGCCGGTTCGCGCCGGAGAACCAGTTCCTCCGCGACGCCATCCAGTCCGGCCGGCTCGGCAATCTCACGACGGCGAACATCGAGATCGCCCTGTGGCGCACCCAGGAGTACTACGACTCGGGCGCCTGGCGTGGCACGTGGGCGCTGGACGGCGGCGGCGCCCTGATGAACCAGGGCGTCCACCTGGTGGATCTGGCGCTCTGGCTGCTCGGTGATGTCGAGGAGGTCTATGCGCACAGCGGACTGTTGGCGCACGAACGGATCGAGGTCGAGGACACGATCACCATCACCGCCCGCTTCACCAGCGGCGCGTTGCTGACGTTCCTGGCCACCACGACGGCGTACGGGAACCTGCCGCTCCGGGTTGCGGTGATGGGGGACGGCGGCACAGCGGTCACGCTCTCCGAGAAGTTCACGCACTTCATCGCCCGTGACGGCCACGAGGTGCCAGCCTTCGAGCCAGTAGACCAGCAGCTCGCACAGTTGACCGACTTCGTCACCGCGGTCACCACCGGGCAGCCCCCTCTGGTGACCTCGAGCCAGGCTCGCGCCGCCGTGGCCTTCATCGAAGCCGCGTACACCTCGGCCCGTACCGGGCAGCCCGTGCGACCTCGATGA
- a CDS encoding Gfo/Idh/MocA family oxidoreductase, whose translation MTSIGFIGTENSHTDHFIRFLNTEERHPGFHAAALAGGPSERNHTLASDGDLAIVESPEDLGGQVDAAIISTRDGARHREQAEPLLRAGMPVLVDKPLATGIADAEAIIAAAETSGAPLVSCSALRFVPQIAEVSEGGTETLRQLTVIGPADPDSPYSGLFFYGIHHVEAALEILGNPVVEPGSVHAHVTRDGDTTVAHIRIAGVEVTFTFVVPDGKQRVPFYAVATRTTSVTGRELTLDPDYNAPALGRFVEAVRTGRSPVPAAELLSPIVIMSAIVDALHNRKDLP comes from the coding sequence GTGACAAGCATCGGCTTCATCGGTACCGAGAACTCGCACACCGACCACTTCATCCGGTTCCTCAACACCGAGGAACGGCACCCCGGTTTCCACGCCGCCGCGCTCGCCGGCGGCCCGTCCGAGCGGAACCACACGTTGGCCTCCGATGGCGACCTCGCCATCGTGGAGAGCCCTGAGGACCTCGGCGGCCAGGTCGACGCCGCCATCATCTCCACCCGGGACGGCGCCCGGCACCGCGAGCAGGCCGAGCCGCTGCTGCGAGCGGGGATGCCCGTGCTCGTCGACAAGCCACTCGCCACGGGAATCGCGGACGCCGAGGCGATTATCGCCGCCGCCGAGACATCGGGCGCACCACTGGTCTCCTGCTCGGCCTTACGGTTCGTCCCGCAGATCGCCGAGGTCAGCGAGGGCGGCACCGAAACCCTCCGCCAGCTCACCGTGATCGGTCCGGCCGATCCGGACAGCCCGTACTCCGGTCTGTTCTTCTACGGCATCCATCACGTCGAGGCCGCACTGGAGATCCTCGGCAATCCCGTGGTGGAGCCGGGATCCGTTCACGCTCACGTCACCCGTGATGGCGACACCACCGTGGCACACATCCGTATCGCCGGCGTCGAGGTGACCTTCACCTTCGTCGTGCCGGACGGCAAGCAGCGGGTGCCGTTCTACGCCGTCGCCACCCGCACCACCAGCGTCACGGGCCGGGAGCTAACCCTCGACCCGGACTACAACGCCCCCGCGCTGGGCCGATTCGTCGAGGCCGTCCGAACCGGACGCTCGCCGGTCCCAGCCGCCGAACTACTCAGCCCGATCGTCATCATGAGCGCGATCGTCGACGCCCTCCACAACCGGAAGGATCTCCCGTGA
- a CDS encoding PQQ-binding-like beta-propeller repeat protein, which yields MISSPTRPHVRLIAATAVAAVTSLGLASSASGDDGSASLGLTAEVIDRGHIATEPNTSFAEAGTLADGTPVLYISGSGEPASFTVVNAETGELISGAEVAPKIIGGPIQPLPDGSAYFGLRSGSGIIIYHWDAETHEITEAVENPVGERLVRELQLGDDGLLYGSTYPNTKVFSYDPATGEVRDYGSIVDEQDGDTYAEGFSVHDGTAYVGTGMQNGNLVAVDLDSGEISTMEVPAEYDHISRFYRSQQVGDLIAMAFSPGISGGTNTLFWDTAAQDWACDGAIGTFVNLNNPYTESTEDGRFYYKASNEIWEFDTTDCSVTPTGWIDTDLAGTGNHRALSLVTTGEGSAAEHALLGLNRDGSFWRFDPETGEQAYFESQVSGSRLTAHSIHVGPDDRVYMGYYLSPSLLGRFDPTTEEIEAISGPSQADSWATFEGDILTGSYANAVVHRGDPTAEWDWDTNPSQQFRLISEGQDRIIEMATDGALVAMATVSDYGVRGGALTLTDMDERRDTYRDLVDAQSTASVTFGPDGLVYAGTSIRGGLSSQNSPLDAHLVVFDPDAGEVVEALVPVPDNDVVSGLTVVGNSIWGVTNTGILFEYDITAGEVVERLELGTGASSSPWGLASTIQAHPTDGLLYGISGSDVFAFDPHSHQVQILAEDGYKRMDIAPDGTIYALGETNLYEIAIERAPECTTTIDGRHDGPLAISDEVLCVTGGSVHGSITLSEGATLIAQDAQLAGPVHSTNATVVEIVGSTVSGPVTITGTSERTVLSDNQIRGPLSCSDNASAPTDLGSPNVISGPQTGQCSDL from the coding sequence GTGATTTCCTCACCGACAAGACCTCACGTCCGCCTCATCGCAGCAACGGCCGTCGCTGCCGTCACTTCCCTCGGGCTGGCCTCGAGCGCATCCGGCGACGACGGTTCCGCAAGCCTCGGACTCACGGCCGAGGTGATCGATCGCGGCCACATCGCTACTGAACCGAACACCAGCTTCGCCGAGGCTGGAACCCTGGCCGACGGAACACCGGTGCTGTACATCAGCGGATCGGGTGAACCGGCCAGCTTCACCGTCGTGAACGCAGAGACCGGCGAACTGATCTCCGGCGCGGAGGTGGCACCGAAGATCATCGGTGGTCCCATCCAACCGCTTCCTGACGGGAGCGCCTACTTCGGCCTACGATCTGGCTCGGGCATCATCATCTATCACTGGGACGCGGAGACGCACGAGATCACCGAGGCGGTGGAGAATCCCGTTGGTGAACGGCTGGTCCGAGAGCTGCAGCTCGGCGATGACGGCCTGCTGTACGGCTCCACCTACCCGAACACGAAGGTCTTCTCCTACGATCCCGCCACCGGTGAGGTCCGTGACTACGGTTCCATCGTCGACGAGCAGGACGGCGACACCTACGCCGAGGGCTTCTCCGTCCACGACGGCACGGCGTATGTCGGCACCGGGATGCAGAACGGGAACCTGGTCGCCGTCGACCTCGACTCGGGCGAGATCAGCACCATGGAGGTGCCCGCCGAGTACGACCACATCTCCCGCTTCTACCGAAGCCAGCAGGTCGGCGATCTGATCGCCATGGCCTTCTCCCCCGGGATCTCGGGTGGCACGAACACCCTGTTCTGGGACACCGCGGCCCAGGACTGGGCCTGCGATGGTGCGATCGGGACGTTCGTCAACCTGAACAACCCGTACACCGAATCCACCGAGGACGGGCGGTTCTACTACAAGGCCAGCAACGAGATCTGGGAGTTCGACACCACCGACTGCTCCGTCACGCCCACCGGCTGGATCGATACCGACCTGGCCGGAACGGGCAACCACCGCGCCCTGTCACTAGTCACGACCGGAGAAGGCTCCGCGGCCGAGCACGCCCTCCTCGGGTTGAACCGCGACGGCTCATTCTGGCGCTTCGATCCCGAGACCGGGGAGCAGGCATATTTCGAGAGCCAGGTGTCCGGCTCACGCCTGACCGCGCACTCGATCCACGTCGGCCCGGATGACCGCGTGTACATGGGGTACTACCTCAGCCCGAGCCTGCTCGGGCGCTTCGACCCCACCACCGAGGAGATCGAGGCGATCAGCGGGCCGAGCCAGGCAGACTCCTGGGCCACCTTCGAGGGGGACATCCTCACGGGGAGCTACGCCAACGCCGTCGTGCACCGTGGTGACCCGACTGCCGAGTGGGACTGGGACACCAATCCTTCCCAGCAGTTCAGGTTGATCAGTGAGGGTCAGGACCGCATCATCGAGATGGCCACCGACGGTGCGCTCGTGGCGATGGCCACGGTCTCCGACTACGGCGTCCGTGGCGGCGCGCTGACACTCACCGACATGGACGAGCGCCGGGACACCTATCGCGATCTGGTGGATGCCCAGAGCACCGCATCGGTCACCTTCGGACCGGACGGGCTGGTCTACGCCGGAACCTCGATCCGTGGCGGCCTGTCCAGTCAGAACAGCCCGCTGGACGCCCACCTGGTCGTCTTCGACCCGGACGCCGGCGAAGTCGTCGAGGCCCTCGTTCCCGTCCCGGACAACGACGTAGTCTCCGGCCTGACCGTGGTCGGGAACTCGATCTGGGGTGTGACCAACACCGGCATCCTCTTCGAGTACGACATCACGGCGGGCGAGGTGGTCGAGCGACTCGAGCTGGGCACGGGCGCCAGCTCCTCTCCGTGGGGTCTGGCCAGCACGATCCAGGCGCACCCCACCGATGGCCTGCTCTACGGCATCTCCGGCTCCGACGTCTTCGCCTTCGATCCGCACAGCCACCAGGTGCAAATCCTCGCCGAGGACGGCTACAAGCGGATGGACATCGCCCCGGACGGCACGATCTACGCCCTGGGTGAGACCAACCTCTACGAGATCGCCATCGAGCGCGCTCCCGAGTGCACCACGACCATCGACGGCCGTCACGACGGGCCCCTGGCCATCTCCGACGAGGTGCTCTGCGTGACGGGTGGCAGTGTGCACGGCTCGATCACCCTGAGTGAGGGCGCCACCCTCATCGCTCAGGACGCACAACTGGCCGGTCCGGTGCACAGTACGAACGCGACCGTGGTGGAGATCGTCGGATCGACGGTCAGCGGCCCGGTCACCATCACCGGCACCAGCGAGCGGACCGTCCTGTCCGACAACCAGATCCGGGGCCCGCTCAGCTGCTCCGACAATGCATCGGCACCGACAGATCTGGGCAGCCCGAATGTGATCAGCGGACCACAGACGGGACAGTGCAGCGACCTGTAG
- a CDS encoding PQQ-binding-like beta-propeller repeat protein: MAARHTRTRPLNVDRTAGFTRRGFLSGALGTGVVAAGFGVPAIAPAAGATASASSTNLGPAIETVNVRSVTYGELPDGRQVAYATSNGEPATFTMIDITTGESLFATEIDGANLGGFIAIAPDGTVFFTARSPMRGGLFSFDPVSHDVIQIAEDIAGQRVLYDGTFDSGGILYFGTYPDAKVIAYDPSTGEFRDYGTQTEDAAYVFGLGIVDGEIWAGTGPVPHLYRIDPDSGERTEMQPPAHVMDGADWFIAIEPRDDLVFVRLSPRGAYDMAVYDRSQGRWLDDIVEGTFAAALTQPGLGHKAYFLTGDVLTGYHLRDQRTFSTGFEHSDLRAAMAGAVGTYGITVTEIAGLPADTVVGLNTDGHLWHYNLATRRHALIDADILGTPAGAHSIGVGPDGRVYLGAYLSSGAMSRIDPESQQIEQLRGPKQADAIGAHDGWLAVSSYPGAIVHLGAPDEDWADFERILELRRGAPHYQDRIFAMTSVGDRLAVGSVPDYGQLGGALTIVDPATHEHAVHRNVVPQQSVVSLAYANGFVYGGTSIHGGLSTEPAAGEAELFVWDVSSGERVFSAPVVPGAEVINRLTVGPDALLWGLASDGTVFAFDPTQRTVVRRVATGLTNSNSWGRNSSLYYRQADASLYGNSGGALFRVDPAELELEVLVESGVRGSAMDGQGRIYYAGDINVYRYE; this comes from the coding sequence ATGGCCGCCCGGCACACCCGCACCAGACCGCTGAATGTCGACCGAACGGCGGGCTTCACCCGCCGCGGATTCCTGTCCGGAGCGCTGGGCACCGGCGTGGTCGCGGCAGGGTTCGGGGTGCCCGCGATCGCCCCGGCCGCTGGTGCCACGGCGTCGGCGAGCAGTACTAATCTCGGCCCGGCCATCGAAACGGTGAACGTGCGGTCGGTGACCTATGGTGAGCTGCCCGATGGCCGCCAGGTCGCCTATGCGACGTCTAACGGTGAGCCGGCCACGTTCACCATGATCGACATCACCACAGGTGAGAGCCTCTTCGCGACCGAGATCGACGGGGCGAACCTGGGCGGCTTCATCGCGATCGCACCCGATGGAACGGTGTTCTTCACTGCGCGCTCACCGATGCGTGGCGGGCTGTTCTCCTTCGATCCCGTCAGTCACGACGTCATCCAGATCGCGGAGGACATCGCCGGTCAGCGCGTGCTCTACGACGGCACCTTCGACTCCGGCGGCATCCTCTACTTCGGTACCTACCCCGATGCCAAGGTCATCGCCTACGACCCGAGCACCGGTGAGTTCCGGGACTACGGCACGCAGACCGAGGATGCCGCCTATGTGTTCGGCCTCGGCATCGTGGACGGAGAGATCTGGGCCGGCACCGGACCGGTGCCCCACCTGTACCGGATCGATCCGGACAGTGGAGAACGTACAGAGATGCAACCGCCCGCCCACGTCATGGACGGCGCCGACTGGTTCATCGCCATCGAGCCGCGCGACGACCTCGTTTTCGTCCGGTTGTCGCCCCGCGGGGCATACGACATGGCTGTCTACGATCGGAGTCAGGGGCGCTGGCTCGACGACATCGTCGAAGGAACCTTCGCTGCCGCGCTGACCCAGCCCGGGCTCGGGCACAAGGCCTACTTCCTCACCGGTGACGTGCTCACCGGTTACCACCTGCGGGACCAGCGGACCTTCTCCACCGGATTCGAGCACTCTGACCTGCGAGCCGCCATGGCAGGGGCGGTCGGCACGTACGGCATCACCGTCACTGAGATCGCCGGCCTCCCGGCGGACACCGTGGTCGGGCTAAACACGGACGGGCACTTGTGGCACTACAACCTCGCCACGAGGCGTCATGCGCTCATTGACGCCGACATCCTGGGCACCCCAGCCGGTGCACACAGTATCGGCGTGGGCCCGGACGGCCGTGTGTACCTGGGGGCCTATCTGAGCAGCGGTGCGATGAGCCGGATCGATCCGGAGTCCCAGCAGATCGAACAGCTCCGAGGGCCGAAGCAGGCCGACGCGATCGGCGCGCACGACGGGTGGCTCGCCGTCAGCTCGTACCCCGGCGCCATCGTCCACCTCGGCGCACCGGACGAGGACTGGGCGGACTTCGAGAGGATCCTCGAGCTGCGGCGCGGTGCGCCGCACTATCAGGACCGCATCTTCGCCATGACGTCCGTCGGCGACCGGTTGGCCGTCGGGAGCGTCCCGGACTACGGCCAGCTCGGCGGCGCCCTGACGATCGTCGACCCGGCGACCCACGAGCACGCGGTCCATCGCAACGTCGTCCCGCAGCAGAGTGTCGTCTCGCTGGCCTACGCCAACGGGTTCGTCTATGGGGGCACCTCGATCCACGGCGGTCTGTCCACCGAGCCGGCCGCGGGCGAGGCCGAGCTGTTCGTGTGGGACGTGAGCTCCGGCGAGCGGGTCTTCAGCGCGCCGGTGGTGCCCGGGGCTGAGGTCATCAACAGGCTGACCGTGGGACCCGACGCACTGCTCTGGGGCCTCGCCTCCGACGGCACGGTCTTCGCTTTCGACCCCACTCAGCGAACCGTGGTGCGACGCGTCGCGACAGGTCTGACGAACAGCAACTCCTGGGGCCGGAACTCCTCGCTGTACTACCGGCAGGCAGACGCGTCCCTCTATGGCAACAGTGGTGGCGCCCTGTTCCGCGTGGACCCCGCAGAGCTCGAGCTGGAGGTCCTGGTCGAGTCCGGTGTGCGCGGCTCCGCCATGGACGGGCAGGGCCGCATTTACTACGCCGGCGACATCAACGTCTACCGCTACGAGTGA
- a CDS encoding PQQ-binding-like beta-propeller repeat protein → MTHNVQPSRARRSGLIAGVLAAVLALVAAPATQATPSSAVPEASVHDLGPAVMSVNVRSATFGYLDDGTPVAYAISNGNPATFTMVDVQTGESLFAAELDRTTVGGWIEIADDGTVYFSARHPMPAGLFSFDPESLELTHIAERVVGESVLYGGDFGPDGRLYFGTYPHAKVAAYDPTTGEFQDYGSQTQDAAYVFSLGIVDGEVWAGTGPVPHLYAIDPATGERREIHPPEHVMANTQWFIGLDQRADHALIRLSPRGSYDTAMLDLTTGDWSEEIIPSVGGSAPTSLDSQGRTYVLSEGMLTGYDTTTGEIVPTGFAETELPAYLAQQVNTYGIEVMDLPGTEGDVVVGLSTDGDLWTYHLTTGETSIIRAEIAPSPAEAHGLGVGPDGNTYIGAYLSSGSMTRVDAHTMELEPLRGPKQADAIATHGDELIVTSYPGAVVHAGDPAGEWSWGDNPHHVLTLDRGEPYYQDRINGVVSAGDTLALGTIPDYGELGGALTLLDTETGEFDVHRDIVADQSIISLAYADGLIYGGTSISGGLSSTPAAEEARLFIWDVAASSVVWEGVVSAEAGYIAGLSWGADGMLAGGTSDGLLFEFDPQTRDVTWTTRLYPAAEGRRTGWGYATKTIWDERTGTYLATSNGTLYQAHRETGDVTVVADEMEQITRDGVGTIIGVDLTHAYRIDVHGASVACDETIDGRHDGPLRIDAGITCVSGGTVDGPVTVSEGAGLVLTEAQVSGPVRADDAAVLQVVESTIGGAVHVNGTTDDVVIRGTTIDGSVGVQGGTTALAPVIGGNTVHGSLSCRANDPAPVDQDLGNHVAGALLGQCADL, encoded by the coding sequence ATGACGCACAACGTACAACCATCCCGCGCCAGACGGAGCGGTCTGATCGCCGGGGTCCTGGCCGCGGTTCTCGCGCTGGTGGCTGCCCCCGCGACACAAGCAACGCCGTCGTCGGCCGTCCCTGAGGCGAGCGTGCACGACCTCGGCCCGGCCGTCATGTCCGTCAACGTCCGGTCGGCGACGTTCGGCTATCTGGACGATGGCACCCCGGTGGCCTACGCCATCTCCAACGGCAATCCTGCGACGTTCACCATGGTGGACGTGCAGACGGGGGAGAGCTTGTTCGCGGCCGAGCTCGATCGCACCACCGTCGGCGGATGGATCGAGATCGCCGACGACGGCACGGTCTACTTCAGCGCGCGTCACCCGATGCCTGCCGGGCTCTTCTCCTTCGATCCGGAGTCTCTCGAGCTCACCCACATCGCCGAGCGTGTGGTTGGCGAGAGCGTGCTGTACGGCGGTGATTTCGGCCCGGACGGGCGACTGTACTTCGGCACCTATCCCCACGCGAAGGTTGCGGCCTACGACCCGACCACGGGTGAGTTCCAGGACTACGGAAGCCAGACCCAGGATGCCGCGTACGTCTTCTCGCTCGGCATCGTCGACGGGGAAGTCTGGGCCGGCACCGGGCCCGTGCCGCACCTGTACGCCATCGACCCTGCCACCGGGGAACGGAGGGAGATCCATCCGCCCGAGCACGTGATGGCCAACACCCAGTGGTTCATCGGACTGGACCAGCGTGCCGACCACGCCTTGATCCGCCTCTCCCCGCGCGGTTCCTACGACACCGCCATGCTGGACCTCACCACCGGTGACTGGAGCGAGGAGATCATTCCCAGCGTGGGTGGATCCGCGCCCACGAGCCTTGACTCGCAGGGGCGGACCTATGTGCTCTCCGAAGGAATGCTGACCGGCTACGACACCACGACGGGGGAGATCGTGCCCACGGGCTTCGCCGAGACCGAGCTCCCCGCGTATCTCGCGCAGCAGGTGAACACCTACGGGATCGAGGTCATGGACCTTCCGGGGACCGAGGGCGATGTCGTGGTCGGGTTGAGCACCGACGGTGACCTGTGGACCTATCACCTCACCACCGGGGAGACCTCGATCATCCGTGCCGAGATTGCGCCGTCACCGGCGGAGGCCCATGGGCTGGGTGTGGGACCGGACGGGAACACCTATATCGGTGCCTACCTCTCCAGCGGTTCGATGACGCGGGTGGATGCGCACACCATGGAGCTGGAGCCGTTGCGCGGGCCTAAGCAGGCCGACGCGATCGCGACGCATGGTGACGAGCTCATCGTCACCTCGTACCCGGGCGCCGTCGTGCACGCCGGGGACCCGGCCGGGGAGTGGAGCTGGGGCGACAACCCGCACCATGTGCTCACTCTCGATCGCGGCGAGCCGTACTACCAGGACCGGATCAACGGGGTCGTGTCCGCCGGCGACACCCTGGCCCTGGGCACTATCCCGGACTACGGCGAGCTCGGCGGCGCGCTGACCTTGCTCGACACGGAGACCGGCGAGTTCGATGTCCACCGGGACATCGTCGCGGACCAGAGCATCATCTCCCTCGCGTACGCCGACGGCCTGATCTACGGCGGCACCTCCATCAGTGGTGGCCTCTCCTCGACACCCGCAGCCGAGGAGGCGCGCCTGTTCATCTGGGACGTCGCCGCCAGTTCGGTCGTCTGGGAAGGGGTGGTCTCGGCCGAGGCCGGGTATATCGCCGGACTGTCCTGGGGAGCCGACGGCATGCTCGCCGGCGGCACCTCCGACGGCCTGCTCTTCGAGTTCGACCCCCAGACTCGCGACGTCACCTGGACGACCCGGCTCTACCCGGCGGCCGAGGGCCGTCGCACCGGGTGGGGATACGCGACGAAGACCATCTGGGACGAACGCACGGGGACCTACCTGGCCACGAGCAACGGCACCTTGTATCAGGCGCACCGGGAGACCGGCGACGTCACGGTCGTGGCCGACGAGATGGAGCAGATCACTCGCGATGGTGTCGGCACCATCATCGGGGTCGACCTGACCCATGCCTACCGCATCGATGTGCACGGCGCGAGTGTGGCCTGCGACGAGACCATCGATGGTCGCCACGACGGTCCGCTCCGGATCGACGCCGGGATCACTTGTGTGTCCGGCGGCACCGTCGACGGACCCGTCACGGTCAGCGAGGGTGCGGGTCTTGTCCTGACCGAGGCGCAGGTCTCCGGGCCGGTGCGAGCCGACGACGCCGCCGTGCTGCAGGTCGTCGAGTCCACGATCGGTGGGGCCGTGCACGTCAACGGTACGACCGATGATGTGGTGATCCGCGGCACCACGATCGACGGGTCCGTGGGCGTCCAGGGCGGTACGACCGCGCTCGCCCCGGTGATCGGCGGCAACACGGTGCACGGTTCACTGTCCTGCCGGGCGAACGACCCTGCACCGGTGGATCAGGACCTCGGCAACCACGTTGCGGGAGCCCTGCTCGGGCAGTGCGCCGACCTGTAG